The following nucleotide sequence is from Sphingomonas telluris.
CCAGACGAATTCGCTGTGGACGCGCTCGCCGGTGATCTGCGGATTCACCGGCAGGATTCGGTAGCCGTGCCGCTGCAGGAAGGCCGAAACGCCGTAGGACGGGCGGTCCGGACGGTCTGAGCAACCAACGACGGCGATGTTCCGGGCATTGGTCAGAAGTTCAGCAATGTCTTCGTCACGGGTCAGCGGCATGGACGGCCTCCTGGTGCTTCAATGCTTTAGCGGCCCACCGTTTCCAGTGCGTCGATCACTCTGGCAGCCAGATCGGTGAAGGCTTTCGCCTCCGGCCCATCGCCGAGCGCCGGCGGATTTCCAGCATCGGACGCTGAACGAATTGCTGCAGAAAGCGGAAGGCGTCCGAGGAACGGCACTCCGATCTGAGCCGCCGCGGCCTCGGCGCCGCCGCTGCCGAAGGGGTCCGATCCCTCCCCGCAATGCGGGCAGATATAGCCGGCCATGTTCTCGATGATCCCCAGCACCGGCACGTCCATCTTGCGGAACAGATCGATTGCGCGCGTCGCGTCGATCAGCGACAGGTCCTGCGGCGTGGAGACGATCACTGCTCCGTCCGGCCGCGACTTCTGGATTAGCGACAGCTGCACGTCGCCCGTGCCCGGCGGAAGATCGACGACCAGCACTTCGGCGTCGCCCCAATCAGCCTCGACCAGCTTGGCAAGGGCGCCCGTCGCCATCGGTCCGCGCCAGGCGAGCGCATGACCGGGCGAAACCAATTGCCCGAGCGAAAGAAATTTCAGGCCGTGAGCCTCAACGGGATTGAGACGGTCGTTGTCGGCGGTCGGCTTGGCATCCGTGCCAAGCAGGGTCGGCTGCGAGGGGCCGTAAACGTCGGCATCGACGAGACCGACTTTCTTCCCACTCTTCGCCAGCGCGACGGCAAGATTGGCAGCGACGGTGGACTTGCCCACGCCACCCTTCCCGCTCCCAACGGCGATCAGGGTCCGATGCTGCTGCGATGCCGTCAGAGCGATGCGGACTTCCTCGACGCCCGCAATGCCCGACGCGGCGTGATGGAATTCTGCCTCCAGCACCTTGCGGTCTGCATCGGCCAAACCGGTGGCATCGACGATCAGCGTCGCGACACCGTCATTCAGTCTTCGCGACCGGATACGCCCGGCGTCCGGAAGGGTGTCGAGTTCGGCAAGAGGATCGGCCATCGCGGCGCGACATAGGTGCTCCCCTCGCGCTTGCCACTGTTTTTCGCGATTTCCGCTCCCTATAGTGTATTTATGACAATTCTTTCGGGGCTGGGGCCACGGGCGCGAGCCCTCTTCAGCGACAACAAGGGACCCTGGGGACCATCCGGCAACGAACCGGAGGGCGGCGACGATCATCAGCCCGCAGGGCCGTGGGGCGACGGCCCGAAGCGACGCCGCGGCGGAGGATCGGCTCCGCGCCAGGTCGGGTCCCTCGACGACTTCCTGCGCAAGAGCCGCGCGCGCTTCGGCGGAGACCTTCCCGGACGGCCGAACACATCGATCGTCATTTGGATCGCCGGCGTCCTGGCGCTGCTGTGGATCTTAGGGACCTCTTTCCATAGCGTCGCGCCGGGTCAGCAAGGCGTGGTCACCCGTTTCGGCCGGTACAACGCCACGCTCGGGCCGGGTATCGGGCTGACGTTCCCCTCCCCGATCGATCGGGTGAAGAAGATCGACGTCCAGAATATCCGGACCTTCGATCTCGGCTCGGCAGAGGCGAACGATTTGATGCTGACGGGCGACCAGAACCTGCTCGACATCGCCTATTCGGTTCGCTGGAATATCCGCACGCCGGAGCTTTATCTGTTCCAGCTTTCCGATCCGGACGAGACGATCAAGCAGGTTGCGGAAAGCGCGATGCGCGCGGTCGTCAGCCGCGTCAGCCTGAACGACGCGATGGGCGACAAGCGCGCCGAGATCGAGACGCAGGTTGCCGAGACCATGCAGCGAATCCTCGACGGCTACCGTTCGGGCATCCAAGTGCAGGGCATCGCCATCAAGCAGGCCGATCCGCCTGACGCGGTCAACGACGCCTTCAAGGAAGTCACCGCCGCGCAGCAGGACGCGCAGTCCTACGTCAACCAGGCACGCGCCTATGCGCTTCAGCTGACAGCCAAGGCGCAGGGCGAGGCGACCGCGTTCGACAAGGTCTACGAACAGTACAAGCTGGCGCCAGACGTGACCCGCCGTCGCATGTACTACGAAACGATGGAGCAGGTTCTGTCGAAGGTCGACAAGACGATCATCGAGGCGCCCGGCGTCACACCTTATCTGCCGCTGCCGGAGATCAAGAAGCAGCAACAGCAGTCGCAGCAGCAGGAGTCGGCGCGATGACCGATTTCTTCCGCCGCCACTCGATCCTCTCGATCGTGATCGCGCTGATCGCGCTGTTCGTGGTCATCAGCAGCTTCCCGATCGTTCCGGAGACCAAGCAGGCGGTCGTCGTCCGCTTCGGCAAGCCGGTTCGCATCCTCAATCGCTACGAGCCCGGCCGTCCCATCGGCGGCGCTGGCGCCGGCATCAGCTGGCGCATCCCCTTCGCCGAGGACGTCGTGTGGATCGACAAGCGCGTGCAGGACGTAGACATGCAGCGCCAGCAGGTGCTCTCGACCGACCAGCGCCGGCTCGAGGTCGACGCATTCGCACGCTACCGCATCGTGGATCCGCTGCTGATGTACGTCCGCGCCCGCAACGAGGAGCAGCTTCGCGAGCAGCTTCGTCCCATCCTCGGTTCCGAAGTCCGCAACGAGCTCGGCCGCATCGAGTTCGCGCAGCTCCTGACGCCGGAGCGGCAGGGCATCATGGACAGCGTGAAGCAGTCGCTGAACCTGATCGCCCGGCAATATGGCGCTCAGATCATCGACGTCCGGATCAAGAAGACCGATCTGCCAGACGGGACGCCGCTTCAGTCGGCTTACGACCGAATGCGGACGGCTCGTCTGCAAGAGGCCCGCTCGATCCGCGCGCAAGGTGCGAAGCAGGCGCAGATCATCCGCGCCGTGGCGGATGCAGAGGCGGCTCGCACCTATGCGGCCAGCTTTGGCAAGGACGTGGACTTCTACGATTTCTACCGCGCCATGCAGAGCTATCAGACCACTTTCGTGGGCGACGGACAGGAAAAAGCTGCTCCGACGACCATCGTTTTGTCGCCTGACAATGCCTATTTGAAGGAATTCGCTGGGAAAGGGCGCTGAGCCTGTTCAATTCGCGTTCAGGCGTTCTGGCTAGCGCAAACTCAGGTGCTAAACGTGCAATTCATGGAGTATCGATGAGATCGAAGGAGTCCGGGACGGTGCGCTACGCCTATGGAGTTGCAACGGCGCTGCTATTGGGCGGAACCGCCTTTTCGTGGGCAACCGGCGAGGCGGGAGCGCAGGTTGCTCAGAACGCGCCTGCTGCAATGGCTCCTGGCGGAGCGCCCATGTCCTTCGCGGATCTCGCGGCCAAGCTACAGCCCGCGGTCGTCAACATCTCGACGAAGCAGCGCGTGCCGGTGCGCACGCAGGCCGACCCGCTCGAGGAATTCTTCAAGCGCTTCGGCATGCCCGACCAGGGCGGCGGCGACCAAGGCGGTAGTGGCCAAGGTGGTCAGGGCGGCGGCCCGCGCACCCGCGAGACCGGCTCGCTCGGTTCCGGCTTCATCATTTCGCCGGACGGCTACATCGTCACCAACAACCACCTGATCCAGAGCGCGACCGGCAACGGCACCGTCGACCAGGTCACGGTGACAATGACGAACCGCAAGGAATATCCGGCGCGGATCATCGGCCGCGACACCGCGTCCGACCTCGCGCTCCTCAAGATCGAAGGGCAGAACCTGCCCTACGTGAACTGGGGTGACAGCACCCACGCCCGCGTGGGTGACTGGGTTCTCGCGATCGGCAACCCGTACGGTCTCGGTGGCTCGGTCACGGCCGGCATCATCTCGGCCCTGCACCGCGGCATCACCGGTGCTGGCGCCTACGATCGCTACATCCAGACCGATGCGGCCATCAACATGGGCAACTCCGGCGGACCCATGTTCGACCTCAGTGGCAACGTCATCGGCATCAACTCGGCGCTGATCTCCCCGACGGGTGCATCGGTGGGCATCGGTCTCGCCATCCCGGCGGAAGCGGCCAAGCCCGTGATCGATTCACTGCGTCGTGGTCAGCGTCCGCAGCGCGGTTACCTCGGTGTCGGCCTCCAGCCGCTCGACGAGAATATCGCCGAGAGCCTCGGTCTTCCGAAGGATCGCGGCGAGATCGTCCGTTCGGTCCAGCCGAACGAGCCGGCAGCGCGTGCGGGCCTGCAGCAGGGCGACGTGATCGTCCGCGTTAACGGCCGTGACGTAAACCCCGACCAGACGGTCTCCTTCCTGATCGCCAACACGCCGGTCGGATCGAAGGTGCCGCTTGAAATCATCCGCGGCGGCAAGCGCCAGTCGCTCAACGTGACCGTCGGCCAGCGCCCAACCGAGGAAGAGCTCGCCAAGCAGCTCGGCGGAGGCGACACCGACCAGGGCACGGACCAGGACAACAGTCCGGCAACTCCGGGAAGCTCGGTCCTCGGACTCTCGCTCCAGTCGCTCAACCCCCAGATCTCACGTGCACTGAACCTGCCGGCCGGCGCCCGCGGCGTGGTGATCGCCTCGGTCGATTCGAACAGCGACGCGGGCGAAAAGGGCCTGCAGCGCGGTGATCTCATCGTCTCGGTAAACCAGCAGCTGGTGACTACCCCCGCGCAGGTCCAGGCCGCAGTCGATGCCGCTCGCCGGGCTGGCCGGACGAACGTCCTCCTGCTGGTCAAGCGCGGCACCGCGCCCGAGGCCTTCATCGGCATCGAAATCGGCAGCGGTCAGAAGTAGCGAGCCTCCCTCGCAATCCGTATTCGCCGCCGCTAGGCTAGGGGAAGCGAATGTGCGAGGGAGAGCGCATGGCCGACGGGTCGACGAGCAGCGTCTTCATTGGAAGTGCTTCGGGCGGAGCCAATCCGCAGAGCCTCGAGCTTAGCCGGGCCAATCGTCACGGACTGATCGCCGGAGCGACCGGCACCGGAAAGACCGTGACCCTGCAGGGCATCGTCGAAGGCCTTTCAGCTGCCGGCGTCCCCTGCTTCGTCGCGGACGTGAAGGGCGACCTTTCCGGTCTCGCGATGGCCGGCTCGCCTACTTCAAAAATCCACCCGATCTTCGCGCAGCGCGCGACGGATGTCGGCATGACCGGCTGGACCTACCATGACACTCCGGTCCAGTTCTGGGACCTGTTCGGTGAGCAGGGCCACCCGATCCGCACTACCGTCAGCGAGATGGGTCCGCTGCTGCTCAGCCGATTGATGAACCTCAACGACGTTCAGGAAGGCGTGCTCAACATCGCTTTCAACGTCGCGGACAAGGAGGGTCTGCTCCTCCTCGATCTCGACGATTTGCAATCGATGCTGGTCCATTGCGGCGAGCAGGCGGACCAGCTGACCCTGCAGTACGGCAACGTGTCCAAGCAATCGATCGGATCGATCCAGCGCTCGCTGCTTCAGCTGAGAAGCCAAGGCGGCGATCATTTCTTTGGTGAGCCGGCGCTGGACCTGCACGACTTCATCGGCTTCGACGATCAGGGCCGGGGCTATGTCAATGTGCTTGCGGCGGATCGCCTGATGGCGAGCCCGCGGCTCTACGCGACCTTCCTGCTCTGGCTGCTGAGCGAACTGTTCGAAGAGCTTCCGGAAATCGGCGATCCGGACAAGCCGGTACTGTGCTTCTTCTTCGACGAGGCCCACCTGCTGTTCAACGATGCGCCTCCGGGGCTGCTCGAAAAGGTCGAGCAGGTCGTCCGCCTGATCCGTTCGAAGGGCATCGGCGTCTATTTCATCACGCAGAACCCGATCGACATTCCGGACAAGGTCGCCGCGCAGCTCAACAACCGCATCCAGCACAAGCTTAACGCCTTCACGCCGCGTGATCAGCAGGCCGTGAAGGCGGCCGCCGACACGTTCCGCGTCAATCCGGAAATCGACGTCGCAACCGCAATCACCGAACTGAAGATCGGCGAGGCCCTGGTTTCGTTCCTGCAGCCGGACGGTTCGCCCTCCCCCGTTCAGCGCGTGCTGATCAAGCCGCCCTCGACGCGCGTCGGTCCGCTGACACCCGAAGAACGCAACGTCATCGTCACCACCGACGCGGTCGGCACCAAGTACGATACGTTGCTCGACCGCGATTCCGCCGAGGAAATCCTCAAGGCCAAGGGCGATGAAGCGGCTGCGGCTGCGGCGTCGGCCAAGGCGCAGAACGACGCAGACAAGGCCGCTGCAGAGAAGGCCCGGCAAGACGCCATCGTCGCGAAGGAGACCGCCCGCGCCCAGGCAGCACAAGCCCGCCTCGAGGCTCAGCAGCAGCGCGAAGCCGAGCGCCAGCGGGTGGCTGCGGAGCGTGAAGCTGCTCGCCAGGCCCGCGAGGCCGCCAAGCCCACGATGGCCGACAAGATGATGCAGTCGGCAGGACGTTCGATCGCCAGCTCCGTCGGCCGCCAGATCGGCAACCAGCTGCTCCGCGGGATTTTCGGAGGCCTGTTGCGTGGACGCTAGTTGCGAGCTGATTCAGTCGCTCGAGAATGAGTGGCGGGACGCGCTCCTTTCGCGCGACATCGACGGCCTGCGTTCGCTGATCCATCCCCGCTTCGTCCTCATCGGAACGCGGGCGAGCGGCCCTTTCATCATCAATCGCGAGGAATGGCTTGCCGCCGTTCAGCAGCGCGAGATCGTGACGATCGACCTGGAGATCCGGGAATCGTTCGTCAGCGACGAGGTCATGGTCGGGACGGTCTGGGCACGCTGGAAAGTGAAGTATTTCGGCGGCGAGATCGAAGATTGCGTCCTCCTAACGGACGTCTGGGTCAAGGAAGAAGACCGGTGGCAGGTCGTGCGAAGGCATTCGAGCCCAGCGCCGCCGGGATGTAAGTTTTAAGAGGGGAAGACGTGGCGACTGTAACTCAACAGGACGGCGTGAAGGCCGTTCGCGAACTGACTCTGCGCGGCATTATCCTGGGCGCGCTCATCACCGTCGTGTTCACCGCGGCCAACGTCTACCTCGGCCTGAAGATCGGCATCACCTTCGCGACCTCGATCCCGGCCGCCGTCATTTCTATGGCCGTGCTCAAGGCCTTCCGCGATGCGACGATTCAGGAAAACAACATCGTCCAGACGATCGCATCGGCGGCGGGAACACTGTCGGCGATCATTTTCGTCCTGCCCGGCCTGATCATGGTCGGATGGTGGACCGGCTTTCCCTATTGGCTGTCGGTAGCCGTGATCGGCATCGGCGGCATCCTGGGCGTCATGTATTCCGTGCCGCTGCGGCGCGCGCTCGTGACCGGCACGGACCTGCCGTTCCCCGAAGGCGTCGCGGCGGCTGAAGTGCTGAAAGTCGGCAGCGGCGTCGGCGGAGCCGAGGAGAACCGCCGCGGCCTCATCCTCATCGGCGGTTCGACCGTCGTTGCGGCGGCCTATTTCCTGGTCGCGAAGACCCGCATGCTGACCGACACCGTCGGGCGGACCTTTAAGGTCGGAACCGGGGGTTCGGCGATTTCCGGCAGCCTGTCGATGGCCCTCATCGGCGTAGGCCATCTCGTCGGCGTCGCGGTCGGTGCGGCGATGATTGTCGGCATGCTGATCACCTGGGTCTTCATCGTGCCTCATTGGACGCAGGACGCCGGCTTCGTGGCGCAAGTCGCCGCCCCCGATCTCGAAACATTGGTCGGTGCAGCGTTCCGTCAGAAGGCCCGCATGGTTGGCGCCGGCACCATCGGCGTCGCCGCCATCTGGACCCTGCTGCGCATCATGGGCCCGATCATCCGAGGCATCCGGGCGGCGATCGCGGCCAACCGCGAGCGCAAGGCCGGCCGCGCAGCCGACTTGCCGCTCACCGAGCGCGACATCCCGATCGGCATCGTCGCGGCGACCATCCTGCTCTCGATGATCCCGATCGGCCTGCTGCTCTTCGCGTTCGGCAACACCGCGCCGATCGCCGCTGAACCCGGCGTCACGATCACACTGAGCATCATCTACACGCTGATCGCCGGCGTCGTCATCGCGGCGGTCTGCGGTTACATGGCCGGGCTCATCGGCGCATCGAACAGCCCGATCTCCGGCGTAGGTATCCTGTCGGTCTTGGGCATTTCGCTGATCCTTGCCGCGCTCTTCCATGGTGCCGGCGTCGATGAGACCAAGGCGCTCGTGGCCTTCGCCTTGTTCGTCACAGCCATCATCTTCGGCGTTGCGACCATCTCGAACAACAATCTGCAGGATCTGAAGACCGGCCAGCTGGTCGACGCCACGCCCTGGCGGCAGCAGGTCGCGCTGGTGCTCGGCGTCGTCTTCGGCGCGCTGGTCATCCCGCCGATCCTCGACCTCATGAACACGGCTTTCACGTTCCAGGGTGCCCCCGGCGCGAAGCCCACGGCCCTCCCCGCTCCCCAGGCGGCGATCATCTCGACGATCGCGCAGGGCGTGCTCGGCGGGAGCCTCGACTGGGGCCTGATCCGCGAAGGCGCGCTCATCGGCGTGGTCGCGGTCATTGTCGACGAGGTTCTCAAGCGCTTCTCGGGCAGGCGGCTGCACCTGCCGCCGCTTGCGATCGGCATGGGCATCTATCTGCCCCTGGAGGCGGACCTGCTGATCCCGTTCGGCGCCGCACTTGGCTGGTTCTACAATCGCTGGGCGATGCAGTCGAAGAGCCCCGCCTTCGCTGAGCGGATGGGCGTGCTGATGGCGACCGGACTGATCGTCGGCGAAAGCCTGATGGGCGTCGTCTATGCCTTTGCCGTTGCCGGCGCCGAAAGGGCCGGGTCGGAGGACAGCGCCAACGTGTTCGCGCTGGTACCAGCCTATCCGGCGGTCATGGTCGTCAGCCTCGCAGTGTTTACCGCAGCGATCCTGGCGCTCTACTTCTGGACGAAGAACCGGGCGTCGAACGCTCCGGCTCCGGACGATGATGCCCTCGTTCCGTCGGAAGCCACCTACCGGTAGCGTGCTGAAGGCGCTGCTCGGACCGGTGCTTTTCGCCGCTTCGGCGGCGGCACCGGCCGAGCCGCCGCCCATGGTCGAAGGCCTCTACGAAATCCGCCAGATGGAGATGGCGGGTGGGCTGGAGCTAAATCCCGACGGACGCTTCCGCTACGCGCTGGAATATGGCGCCGCGTCCGAGCAGGGCGAAGGCAAGTGGCGGATGCTCGGCGACACTGTGGTCCTGACAAGCGACCCGATGCCCAAAGCGCCGGCGTTCGAGCTCGTGAAGGACGAGCCCGCGCCCGCCGGCGAGCTATGGGTGGTGCTCGCGCCTCCGGGCTTCGGCAATTTCACGACCGACCTGCGGATGTTGGTGACCATGAAGGACGGGAAGGTCGAACCGGCCGAGGCCGAGGGTGATGGGCACGTTCCCGTCGACAGCGCTAGAGTGGCGGCAATCCAGCCGGTCGTGCCGATTTACGGCGACGTGTCCTCGCCAATCCCTGTTTCAGGCGGCGGCGGGCATCGTCTGACCGTTCGCTTCGTGCCGAATGACCTGGGCAAGGTGCGCTTTCAGGATGAGCAGCTGAGCCGGGACGGCGATCAGCTCATCCTCTATCGCTACGATGCGAAAATCGCCTTCAAGCCAGTCCGCCACTAACTAGCGCCCGAGCACCTCACGGCGCAGTTCTTGCGCTCGCAACGGTCCGCGCCCCGCCTCCGCTTCGTGGATCAGGCGGACGATAGCGCCATTGATCGGGGCATCGACGCCAAGCTTCTCGGCCAGATGGACAAGCTCACCGTTGATATATTCGATCTCGGTCTTTCGGCCCGCCGCGAGATCGTCGTTCATCGACGAACGCGCCTTCTCGTCGATCTTCCAGCTCCGCAGGAAGACGTTCTTGAACAGCCAGTTCGGCGATCCGATCACCGTCGGGAGCAGGCCCGGCGAGACGGCCGCGATCTTGGCCGGCGAAATCCCCGCTCTCTTGAGAAGGGCCAGCGCCTCGCGCTGGGAAGCGGCGACGACCAGCCGGTAATCCCGCTCCGCGAACTCGCCGAGCAAGGTCTTGCCCGACAGCGCATTGACCGCATTGTTGAGGTTGATGAGCAGCTTGCCCCAGGCGACGCCGGTCATGTCTTCGGAAAGCTTCAGCGCAGCGCGCCCATCACCGACCGTTGCAGCCAATGCGCGGATGTCGGGGCGGTCCTCCGCATAAAGCGCGCCGGCGACGCCTTTGTGAAAGCGCCCCTCGCCCAAATAAGCGACGTTGAACTGCACGATGCCGCGCGCGACCTGCAGGCGCTGCCCCAACTTCCGACGCAGGACGTCCAGATTGCTGATGCCGTTCTGGAAGCTGATGACGAGCGCACTGTCACGGGCATGGCGCGCGATCTGCTCGGCCGCTTCCTCGGTCGCCCCGCTTTTCACGGTCAG
It contains:
- a CDS encoding Do family serine endopeptidase, with protein sequence MRSKESGTVRYAYGVATALLLGGTAFSWATGEAGAQVAQNAPAAMAPGGAPMSFADLAAKLQPAVVNISTKQRVPVRTQADPLEEFFKRFGMPDQGGGDQGGSGQGGQGGGPRTRETGSLGSGFIISPDGYIVTNNHLIQSATGNGTVDQVTVTMTNRKEYPARIIGRDTASDLALLKIEGQNLPYVNWGDSTHARVGDWVLAIGNPYGLGGSVTAGIISALHRGITGAGAYDRYIQTDAAINMGNSGGPMFDLSGNVIGINSALISPTGASVGIGLAIPAEAAKPVIDSLRRGQRPQRGYLGVGLQPLDENIAESLGLPKDRGEIVRSVQPNEPAARAGLQQGDVIVRVNGRDVNPDQTVSFLIANTPVGSKVPLEIIRGGKRQSLNVTVGQRPTEEELAKQLGGGDTDQGTDQDNSPATPGSSVLGLSLQSLNPQISRALNLPAGARGVVIASVDSNSDAGEKGLQRGDLIVSVNQQLVTTPAQVQAAVDAARRAGRTNVLLLVKRGTAPEAFIGIEIGSGQK
- the hflC gene encoding protease modulator HflC, with translation MTDFFRRHSILSIVIALIALFVVISSFPIVPETKQAVVVRFGKPVRILNRYEPGRPIGGAGAGISWRIPFAEDVVWIDKRVQDVDMQRQQVLSTDQRRLEVDAFARYRIVDPLLMYVRARNEEQLREQLRPILGSEVRNELGRIEFAQLLTPERQGIMDSVKQSLNLIARQYGAQIIDVRIKKTDLPDGTPLQSAYDRMRTARLQEARSIRAQGAKQAQIIRAVADAEAARTYAASFGKDVDFYDFYRAMQSYQTTFVGDGQEKAAPTTIVLSPDNAYLKEFAGKGR
- a CDS encoding nuclear transport factor 2 family protein, translated to MDASCELIQSLENEWRDALLSRDIDGLRSLIHPRFVLIGTRASGPFIINREEWLAAVQQREIVTIDLEIRESFVSDEVMVGTVWARWKVKYFGGEIEDCVLLTDVWVKEEDRWQVVRRHSSPAPPGCKF
- a CDS encoding OPT family oligopeptide transporter, producing the protein MATVTQQDGVKAVRELTLRGIILGALITVVFTAANVYLGLKIGITFATSIPAAVISMAVLKAFRDATIQENNIVQTIASAAGTLSAIIFVLPGLIMVGWWTGFPYWLSVAVIGIGGILGVMYSVPLRRALVTGTDLPFPEGVAAAEVLKVGSGVGGAEENRRGLILIGGSTVVAAAYFLVAKTRMLTDTVGRTFKVGTGGSAISGSLSMALIGVGHLVGVAVGAAMIVGMLITWVFIVPHWTQDAGFVAQVAAPDLETLVGAAFRQKARMVGAGTIGVAAIWTLLRIMGPIIRGIRAAIAANRERKAGRAADLPLTERDIPIGIVAATILLSMIPIGLLLFAFGNTAPIAAEPGVTITLSIIYTLIAGVVIAAVCGYMAGLIGASNSPISGVGILSVLGISLILAALFHGAGVDETKALVAFALFVTAIIFGVATISNNNLQDLKTGQLVDATPWRQQVALVLGVVFGALVIPPILDLMNTAFTFQGAPGAKPTALPAPQAAIISTIAQGVLGGSLDWGLIREGALIGVVAVIVDEVLKRFSGRRLHLPPLAIGMGIYLPLEADLLIPFGAALGWFYNRWAMQSKSPAFAERMGVLMATGLIVGESLMGVVYAFAVAGAERAGSEDSANVFALVPAYPAVMVVSLAVFTAAILALYFWTKNRASNAPAPDDDALVPSEATYR
- a CDS encoding Mrp/NBP35 family ATP-binding protein, translating into MADPLAELDTLPDAGRIRSRRLNDGVATLIVDATGLADADRKVLEAEFHHAASGIAGVEEVRIALTASQQHRTLIAVGSGKGGVGKSTVAANLAVALAKSGKKVGLVDADVYGPSQPTLLGTDAKPTADNDRLNPVEAHGLKFLSLGQLVSPGHALAWRGPMATGALAKLVEADWGDAEVLVVDLPPGTGDVQLSLIQKSRPDGAVIVSTPQDLSLIDATRAIDLFRKMDVPVLGIIENMAGYICPHCGEGSDPFGSGGAEAAAAQIGVPFLGRLPLSAAIRSASDAGNPPALGDGPEAKAFTDLAARVIDALETVGR
- a CDS encoding helicase HerA-like domain-containing protein, with translation MADGSTSSVFIGSASGGANPQSLELSRANRHGLIAGATGTGKTVTLQGIVEGLSAAGVPCFVADVKGDLSGLAMAGSPTSKIHPIFAQRATDVGMTGWTYHDTPVQFWDLFGEQGHPIRTTVSEMGPLLLSRLMNLNDVQEGVLNIAFNVADKEGLLLLDLDDLQSMLVHCGEQADQLTLQYGNVSKQSIGSIQRSLLQLRSQGGDHFFGEPALDLHDFIGFDDQGRGYVNVLAADRLMASPRLYATFLLWLLSELFEELPEIGDPDKPVLCFFFDEAHLLFNDAPPGLLEKVEQVVRLIRSKGIGVYFITQNPIDIPDKVAAQLNNRIQHKLNAFTPRDQQAVKAAADTFRVNPEIDVATAITELKIGEALVSFLQPDGSPSPVQRVLIKPPSTRVGPLTPEERNVIVTTDAVGTKYDTLLDRDSAEEILKAKGDEAAAAAASAKAQNDADKAAAEKARQDAIVAKETARAQAAQARLEAQQQREAERQRVAAEREAARQAREAAKPTMADKMMQSAGRSIASSVGRQIGNQLLRGIFGGLLRGR
- the hflK gene encoding FtsH protease activity modulator HflK; translation: MTILSGLGPRARALFSDNKGPWGPSGNEPEGGDDHQPAGPWGDGPKRRRGGGSAPRQVGSLDDFLRKSRARFGGDLPGRPNTSIVIWIAGVLALLWILGTSFHSVAPGQQGVVTRFGRYNATLGPGIGLTFPSPIDRVKKIDVQNIRTFDLGSAEANDLMLTGDQNLLDIAYSVRWNIRTPELYLFQLSDPDETIKQVAESAMRAVVSRVSLNDAMGDKRAEIETQVAETMQRILDGYRSGIQVQGIAIKQADPPDAVNDAFKEVTAAQQDAQSYVNQARAYALQLTAKAQGEATAFDKVYEQYKLAPDVTRRRMYYETMEQVLSKVDKTIIEAPGVTPYLPLPEIKKQQQQSQQQESAR
- a CDS encoding 2-dehydropantoate 2-reductase — encoded protein: MAAAKVVIHGAGSVGCFVGGCWQAAGVPVSFLGRQSFAAEIAEHGLSLADFTGWQRRLDSVDYRTDPAVLAEADIIALTVKSGATEEAAEQIARHARDSALVISFQNGISNLDVLRRKLGQRLQVARGIVQFNVAYLGEGRFHKGVAGALYAEDRPDIRALAATVGDGRAALKLSEDMTGVAWGKLLINLNNAVNALSGKTLLGEFAERDYRLVVAASQREALALLKRAGISPAKIAAVSPGLLPTVIGSPNWLFKNVFLRSWKIDEKARSSMNDDLAAGRKTEIEYINGELVHLAEKLGVDAPINGAIVRLIHEAEAGRGPLRAQELRREVLGR